One window of the Mycoplasmopsis anatis genome contains the following:
- a CDS encoding PTS fructose transporter subunit IIABC, whose amino-acid sequence MRIKDLLSESTINISSKAKNKAEVIDEAVDLMFKNDILTNKDAFAKAVWARENQSTTGLGDGLAIPHGRGNFVKRPALATLVIKDGVDYESLDGQDVKLVFLIAAPETKSEENLHLEVLAKLSKMLLDKDFTEKLINTKSSKELLNLLEEKENEINSREVAELSADKPFLVGITSCPTGIAHTYMAQEALENTAKKLNIDIKIETQGSGGAKNILTDSEIEKAAGVIIAADTNVELDRFVGKKLLQASVTQGIKEPEVLITKVLNENVEVYSPKGVEKKTNQKTKATFIQTVYKHVMSGVSHMLPFVIGGGILIALAFFIDSFYGTNAVGSNFGSYSKVAKFFMDSGQFAFGFMLAILAGYIAYSIAGRPGLAVGMAAGAMAASSSFMISQTGSNAGFLGALIGGFLAGYVVVLLGKAFMWLPKSMDGIKPMLIYPVLGLLIMAVIMFFVVNTPLAYLNKYINLGLEYIIGKNATVSIGFKIGVGALLAGMMAVDMGGPINKVAYTIGTASLDPSGINQPWIMAAVMVGGMVPPLLIALSADLFPKKFSKKERKDSKINYLMGISFITEGAIPYAAADPLRVILSSIIASAIAGALSAGLGASIPAPHGGVFVFIVAQKWYWYILSLVVGTVVGAFILGALKRNVDQPELGRWKGIPIGKGISFKINARKAKR is encoded by the coding sequence ATGAGAATAAAAGATCTTTTATCAGAGTCAACAATTAATATCTCATCTAAAGCTAAAAATAAAGCTGAAGTTATTGATGAAGCTGTTGATTTAATGTTTAAAAATGATATTTTAACTAATAAAGATGCTTTTGCTAAAGCAGTTTGAGCTAGAGAAAATCAATCGACAACTGGGTTAGGCGATGGTTTAGCTATTCCCCATGGAAGAGGAAACTTTGTTAAAAGACCAGCTCTTGCTACTTTAGTTATTAAAGATGGTGTGGATTATGAATCACTTGATGGACAAGATGTTAAATTAGTGTTTCTAATTGCTGCACCAGAAACTAAAAGTGAAGAAAATTTACACTTAGAAGTTTTAGCTAAATTAAGTAAAATGCTTTTAGATAAAGACTTTACTGAAAAATTAATTAACACTAAAAGCTCTAAAGAATTGCTTAACTTGTTAGAAGAAAAAGAAAATGAAATCAATAGTAGAGAAGTGGCTGAATTAAGTGCTGACAAACCATTTTTGGTTGGAATTACTTCTTGTCCAACTGGAATTGCTCACACTTATATGGCTCAAGAAGCGTTAGAAAATACTGCTAAAAAACTTAATATTGATATCAAAATTGAAACACAAGGTTCAGGTGGAGCTAAAAATATTCTAACTGATTCAGAAATTGAAAAAGCAGCTGGAGTTATTATTGCAGCTGACACAAATGTTGAATTAGACAGATTTGTTGGTAAAAAACTTTTACAAGCTTCAGTAACTCAAGGAATCAAGGAACCTGAAGTGTTAATTACTAAAGTTTTAAATGAAAATGTAGAAGTTTACTCTCCTAAAGGAGTTGAAAAGAAAACAAATCAAAAAACTAAAGCTACGTTTATTCAAACAGTTTATAAACACGTAATGAGTGGTGTTTCACACATGTTACCATTTGTTATTGGTGGTGGAATTCTAATTGCACTTGCGTTCTTTATTGACTCATTCTATGGAACTAATGCTGTTGGAAGCAACTTTGGTTCATACTCAAAAGTAGCTAAATTCTTCATGGATTCAGGACAATTTGCCTTTGGATTCATGCTAGCAATTTTAGCTGGATACATTGCTTACTCAATTGCTGGTCGTCCAGGTCTAGCTGTAGGTATGGCTGCTGGAGCTATGGCAGCAAGTTCAAGCTTTATGATCTCGCAAACAGGTTCAAACGCAGGATTCCTTGGTGCATTAATCGGAGGATTTTTAGCTGGTTATGTTGTTGTTTTACTTGGTAAAGCATTTATGTGACTGCCTAAATCTATGGACGGAATTAAGCCGATGTTAATTTATCCAGTACTTGGATTATTAATTATGGCTGTAATTATGTTCTTTGTTGTTAATACTCCATTAGCATACTTAAATAAATATATTAATTTAGGATTAGAATACATCATTGGTAAAAATGCTACAGTTTCTATTGGATTTAAAATTGGAGTTGGTGCATTATTAGCTGGTATGATGGCTGTTGATATGGGTGGACCAATCAACAAAGTTGCTTACACAATCGGTACAGCTTCATTAGATCCTAGTGGAATTAACCAACCATGAATCATGGCTGCAGTTATGGTTGGTGGAATGGTTCCTCCTCTCCTAATTGCTTTATCAGCTGATTTATTCCCTAAAAAATTCTCTAAAAAAGAAAGAAAAGACTCAAAAATTAATTATTTAATGGGTATTTCTTTTATTACTGAAGGAGCTATTCCTTATGCAGCAGCTGATCCGCTTAGAGTAATCCTTTCATCAATTATCGCTTCAGCTATTGCGGGTGCATTAAGTGCTGGTTTAGGTGCTTCAATTCCAGCTCCACATGGTGGTGTGTT
- the pfkB gene encoding 1-phosphofructokinase, producing MIYTVTLSPALDYQVRLSNNFKENEINRSVQENYQVGGKGINVSILLNNLNTKSIALGFVGGFVGEFVKSSLNQLNIEHKFVEVNGITRINVKINDKDSESAINANGPVISQENLNSLYNLLNNLKDDDILVLSGNIPSSISNTIYESIFKLVSDKKIKIYLDTTKNYLLSCLKYNPFLIKPNLDELEEIFDTKLKTNEEIVVKASELIDLGAENVLVSLGTKGAILVTNDKKVYHENTYKGNVENTVGAGDSMLAGFIYEYDKSKDFQSALSFSIACGAATAFNKGIATKKEIEELIKGGKKWE from the coding sequence ATGATTTATACAGTTACATTATCACCTGCACTAGATTATCAAGTTAGATTATCAAATAATTTCAAAGAGAATGAAATTAATAGATCAGTTCAAGAAAACTACCAAGTTGGTGGTAAAGGAATTAATGTATCTATATTATTAAATAATTTAAATACAAAATCTATTGCATTAGGATTTGTTGGTGGTTTTGTTGGTGAATTTGTAAAATCTAGTTTAAATCAATTAAACATAGAACACAAATTTGTTGAAGTGAATGGAATCACAAGAATTAACGTAAAAATTAATGATAAAGATAGCGAAAGTGCTATCAATGCTAATGGTCCAGTAATTAGTCAAGAAAATTTAAATAGTTTGTATAACTTGTTAAATAACTTAAAAGATGATGATATTCTTGTATTATCAGGAAATATACCTAGTTCAATTAGCAATACTATTTATGAAAGTATCTTTAAGTTAGTGTCAGATAAAAAAATAAAAATTTATCTTGATACAACTAAAAATTATTTATTATCTTGCTTAAAATACAATCCATTTTTGATTAAACCTAATTTAGATGAACTTGAAGAAATTTTTGACACTAAATTAAAAACTAATGAAGAAATAGTGGTTAAAGCAAGTGAGTTAATTGATTTAGGTGCTGAAAATGTTTTAGTTTCATTAGGAACTAAAGGAGCAATTTTAGTTACAAATGACAAAAAAGTATATCACGAAAATACTTATAAAGGAAATGTCGAAAATACAGTTGGAGCTGGAGATAGCATGCTTGCTGGATTCATTTATGAATACGATAAATCAAAAGACTTTCAAAGTGCATTATCTTTTTCAATAGCTTGTGGTGCGGCTACGGCGTTTAATAAAGGTATTGCTACAAAAAAAGAAATTGAAGAACTTATTAAAGGAGGTAAGAAATGAGAATAA
- a CDS encoding DeoR/GlpR family DNA-binding transcription regulator has protein sequence MLKKQRHEIIINEVNSKGAATLKELSLLMKVSESTVRQDVIELDQKNLIRRVHGGAYARDSKTLSLDIWFESREQLEQDAKIKIAKKAAEFVKNKNLIFIDAGTTTNELAKILPNSKLCVVTNSFSIANTLRNKSEIEIILIGGNVKKTTSNVIGSLAIDNLNIFNFDAGFFGANGYDQSVGFTTPELQECLFKKAALIKSKEKFVLLDGSKVNLNYKFSFASNYDDLTLITNANESDINFEKTIFV, from the coding sequence ATGTTAAAAAAACAAAGACATGAAATAATAATTAATGAAGTTAATTCAAAAGGTGCGGCAACGCTCAAGGAACTTTCATTATTGATGAAAGTTTCGGAATCAACCGTAAGACAGGACGTTATTGAACTTGATCAAAAAAATTTAATAAGGAGAGTTCATGGTGGGGCTTATGCTAGAGATAGTAAGACATTAAGCTTAGACATTTGATTTGAGTCAAGAGAACAACTTGAACAAGATGCGAAAATAAAAATAGCTAAAAAAGCTGCAGAATTTGTCAAAAACAAAAATTTAATTTTTATTGATGCTGGTACAACAACAAATGAATTAGCTAAAATATTGCCAAACTCCAAATTATGCGTTGTCACTAACTCATTCAGTATTGCGAATACTTTAAGAAATAAAAGTGAAATTGAGATTATTTTAATTGGTGGAAATGTTAAAAAAACAACATCAAACGTAATTGGTTCACTTGCAATTGATAACTTAAACATCTTCAATTTTGATGCTGGTTTTTTCGGTGCTAATGGTTATGATCAAAGTGTTGGCTTTACTACTCCGGAATTACAAGAATGTTTATTTAAAAAAGCTGCTTTAATTAAAAGTAAAGAAAAATTTGTTTTACTAGATGGAAGTAAAGTGAATCTAAATTATAAGTTTAGTTTTGCTTCTAATTATGATGATTTAACTCTTATTACTAATGCTAATGAGTCTGATATTAATTTTGAAAAAACAATTTTTGTTTAA
- the lpdA gene encoding dihydrolipoyl dehydrogenase, translating to MYKFKFADIGEGLHEGVVAEIFFKEGDSVKEGDSLFSVETDKVTSDIPSPVSGTIKKIMMNKGDTIHVGQEIFLIDDGSGDTVEVVEEKPAQTAAQVSSSSSNTFYTFKFADIGEGLHEGVVAEIFFKEGDSVKEGDSLFSVETDKVTSDIPSPVSGTIKKIMMNKGDTIHVGQDIFLIDDGKVHNNASVAEAKADSEGGASVVGEVTVDNSLIDFSSFAQPTVTPATEVKKEEKIESDTQLEEGKVYSGAIEEEFDVIVVGSGPGGYLAAEEAGKSGLKTLIVEKWAWGGVCLNTGCIPTKALLKSTEMIHEVKTASKYGLVANFDKIKFDEEKTWKEMHLRKEGVVSKVSGSVRNLMLGSKCKILEAEAKFVGAREIEVNGKVYRAKNLILATGSRPKKLDMIPGFKEGYEQGKIVTSREAINYKEKLPKSLVIIGGGVIGVEFAQVFSLSGTKVTLLQNTDRLLPGSDAEVGKAAAKALKDMGVEILFNVQTNKFENGKLYYTLDSKEVAVETDLILTATGRAPVSEGLAEVGIKLGKINEVIVDKHQRTNVKGVYAIGDVTAQNMLAHVAYAHALVAVQHILGNKEKSTYHGKAVPGCIYITPEISFIGMTEEEAKKAGRNVFSSKYLFEYLGKGIATVQTEGFVKLVVDKEFGEILGASIVGANSTDYIAEIALAMEQEVTVHELAHTIHPHPTFNEIVWEAARSAALKLDKENAKK from the coding sequence ATGTATAAATTTAAATTTGCAGATATTGGTGAAGGACTACACGAAGGAGTTGTTGCTGAAATTTTCTTCAAAGAAGGTGATTCAGTAAAAGAAGGAGACTCACTTTTCTCTGTAGAAACAGATAAAGTTACTTCAGATATCCCTTCTCCAGTAAGTGGAACAATCAAAAAAATAATGATGAACAAAGGCGACACAATCCACGTTGGTCAAGAAATTTTCTTAATTGATGATGGTTCAGGTGACACTGTTGAAGTAGTTGAAGAAAAACCAGCTCAAACTGCTGCACAAGTATCAAGTTCATCAAGCAACACATTTTACACATTTAAATTCGCAGATATTGGTGAAGGACTACACGAAGGAGTTGTTGCTGAAATTTTCTTCAAAGAAGGTGATTCAGTAAAAGAAGGAGACTCACTTTTCTCTGTAGAAACAGATAAAGTAACTTCAGATATCCCTTCTCCAGTAAGCGGAACAATCAAAAAAATAATGATGAACAAAGGTGACACAATCCACGTTGGTCAAGATATTTTCTTAATTGATGATGGTAAGGTACACAATAACGCATCAGTAGCTGAAGCTAAAGCTGACAGTGAAGGTGGAGCTAGTGTTGTTGGAGAAGTGACTGTTGACAATAGTTTAATTGATTTTTCAAGCTTTGCTCAACCAACTGTTACACCAGCAACTGAAGTTAAAAAAGAAGAAAAAATTGAATCTGATACTCAGTTAGAAGAGGGTAAAGTTTACAGCGGTGCTATCGAAGAAGAATTTGATGTTATCGTAGTAGGTTCAGGTCCTGGTGGATATCTTGCTGCCGAAGAAGCTGGAAAATCAGGTTTAAAAACATTAATTGTTGAAAAATGAGCTTGAGGTGGAGTGTGTTTAAACACTGGATGTATTCCAACTAAAGCTTTATTAAAATCAACAGAAATGATTCACGAAGTTAAAACAGCATCAAAATATGGATTAGTTGCAAACTTTGACAAAATTAAATTTGACGAAGAAAAAACATGAAAAGAAATGCATCTTAGAAAAGAAGGTGTAGTAAGTAAAGTTTCTGGAAGTGTTAGAAACTTAATGTTAGGTTCAAAATGTAAAATTTTAGAAGCTGAAGCTAAATTTGTTGGAGCTCGCGAAATTGAAGTTAATGGTAAAGTTTATAGAGCTAAAAACTTAATTTTAGCCACAGGTTCTAGACCTAAAAAACTTGACATGATTCCTGGATTTAAAGAAGGGTACGAACAAGGTAAAATCGTTACATCACGTGAAGCAATTAACTACAAAGAAAAATTACCTAAATCACTAGTAATTATTGGTGGAGGTGTTATCGGTGTTGAATTTGCTCAAGTATTCTCACTTAGTGGTACAAAAGTAACATTATTACAAAATACAGATAGATTGTTACCTGGTTCAGATGCAGAAGTAGGTAAAGCAGCTGCTAAAGCGTTAAAAGACATGGGTGTTGAAATATTATTTAACGTTCAAACAAATAAATTTGAAAACGGAAAATTATATTACACATTAGATTCTAAAGAAGTTGCTGTTGAAACTGATTTAATTTTAACAGCTACAGGTAGAGCACCAGTTTCTGAAGGACTTGCTGAAGTTGGAATCAAATTAGGAAAAATTAATGAAGTTATTGTTGACAAACACCAAAGAACTAATGTTAAAGGTGTATATGCAATTGGGGACGTAACAGCACAAAACATGTTAGCTCACGTTGCTTATGCACATGCCTTAGTTGCAGTTCAACACATTTTAGGAAATAAAGAAAAATCTACATATCACGGTAAGGCTGTACCTGGATGTATTTATATTACTCCTGAAATTTCATTCATTGGTATGACTGAAGAAGAAGCTAAAAAAGCCGGAAGAAATGTATTCAGTTCAAAATACTTATTTGAATATTTAGGAAAAGGAATTGCAACAGTTCAAACTGAAGGATTTGTTAAATTAGTTGTTGATAAAGAATTTGGTGAAATTCTTGGTGCAAGCATTGTTGGAGCAAATTCAACAGATTATATCGCTGAAATAGCTTTAGCAATGGAACAAGAAGTTACTGTTCATGAATTAGCACACACAATTCACCCACACCCAACATTTAATGAAATTGTTTGAGAAGCAGCTCGTAGTGCAGCACTTAAATTAGATAAAGAAAACGCTAAAAAATAA
- a CDS encoding 2-oxo acid dehydrogenase subunit E2 — protein sequence MTVKSTPIARALAAKMGIKIEDVKGTGIGGRILVEDIKNFKATPVVAPSQASTTQAAPVTPIKPTFEAHSEPVSPMRKAIAKAMTNSWENVAYTNLVHKVDMTRLWDLRASIKDLVFEKENIKLTFLPYIVKAVAIALKEFPKFAAKYNEKESTLEYPGSVNVGIAVDTEAGLMVPVINDANRLSILEVASEISRLASAARKRTIKPQEMKGAGFTITNYGSVGSLFGVPVINYPELAICGVGAIIDEPVIQNGQIVPGKVMYITVAADHRWIDGAEVGRFASRIKELLEKPEVLGVY from the coding sequence ATGACTGTTAAATCAACACCTATTGCGAGAGCTCTTGCTGCTAAAATGGGTATTAAAATCGAAGATGTTAAAGGTACTGGAATTGGTGGAAGAATCTTAGTAGAAGATATTAAAAACTTTAAAGCTACTCCAGTTGTTGCTCCATCTCAAGCATCAACTACTCAAGCAGCTCCAGTTACACCAATCAAACCAACTTTTGAAGCTCACTCTGAACCTGTTTCACCAATGAGAAAAGCAATTGCAAAAGCAATGACAAACTCATGAGAAAATGTTGCATATACAAACTTAGTTCACAAAGTTGACATGACTAGATTATGAGATTTACGTGCTTCAATTAAAGATTTAGTTTTTGAAAAAGAAAATATAAAATTAACATTCTTACCATACATTGTTAAAGCAGTGGCAATTGCACTTAAAGAATTCCCTAAATTTGCAGCTAAATATAATGAAAAAGAAAGTACTTTAGAATACCCAGGATCAGTAAATGTTGGAATTGCTGTTGACACCGAAGCTGGATTAATGGTACCTGTAATTAATGATGCTAACAGATTGAGTATTTTAGAAGTTGCTTCTGAAATTTCAAGATTAGCCTCAGCTGCTAGAAAAAGAACAATTAAACCACAAGAAATGAAAGGGGCTGGTTTTACAATTACAAACTACGGTTCAGTAGGTTCACTATTTGGAGTACCAGTTATTAACTATCCTGAATTAGCTATTTGTGGAGTTGGAGCTATTATTGATGAACCAGTTATCCAAAATGGTCAAATCGTTCCAGGAAAAGTAATGTACATAACCGTTGCTGCTGATCACCGTTGAATTGATGGTGCTGAAGTAGGACGTTTTGCATCAAGAATTAAAGAATTACTTGAAAAACCAGAAGTGTTAGGAGTATATTAA
- a CDS encoding alpha-ketoacid dehydrogenase subunit beta, with the protein MADKLILNNIQALTQAMDLAMENDPNVVVFGEDAGFEGGVFRATEGLQKKYGDKRVFDTPISEAAIAGVAFGAALTGMKPIGEIQFQGFSYPAMQQIFTQAARIRNRSRGRFTCPMVIRMPMGGGIRALEHHSEALEAIYAHVPGVKVVMPAFPYDTKGLLLAAINDPDPVVFLEPKKIYRAGKQEIPAGMYEVEIGKANVLIPGNDLTVVTYGAQVHDCLSAIKKLNEQKAGYSIELIDLRTIKPWDKETVINSVKKTGRLLVVHEAVKSFSVSAEIMATVNEKAFEFLKAPMARVTGYDITVPLAKGEGFYAINEDKIIEKVNELMTFKF; encoded by the coding sequence ATGGCAGATAAATTAATATTAAATAATATTCAAGCATTGACTCAAGCTATGGATCTTGCTATGGAAAACGATCCTAATGTTGTTGTTTTTGGTGAAGATGCAGGATTTGAAGGTGGAGTTTTCAGAGCAACTGAAGGACTTCAAAAGAAATACGGTGATAAAAGAGTGTTTGATACACCTATCTCTGAAGCTGCCATTGCCGGAGTTGCGTTTGGTGCAGCTCTTACAGGAATGAAGCCAATTGGAGAAATTCAATTCCAAGGATTTTCATATCCAGCAATGCAACAAATTTTTACACAAGCTGCCAGAATTAGAAACCGTTCAAGAGGAAGATTTACATGTCCAATGGTAATTAGAATGCCTATGGGTGGAGGAATTAGAGCACTTGAACACCACTCTGAAGCTCTTGAAGCTATTTATGCACATGTACCTGGTGTTAAAGTGGTTATGCCAGCCTTTCCTTACGATACAAAAGGATTATTATTAGCTGCAATTAACGATCCAGATCCAGTTGTTTTCTTAGAACCTAAGAAAATTTACCGTGCAGGTAAACAAGAAATTCCTGCCGGAATGTACGAAGTGGAAATTGGTAAAGCTAACGTTTTAATTCCTGGTAATGATCTTACGGTTGTTACTTATGGAGCACAAGTTCACGATTGTTTAAGTGCTATTAAAAAATTAAATGAGCAAAAAGCGGGATACTCAATTGAACTTATAGATTTAAGAACAATTAAACCATGAGATAAAGAAACTGTTATTAACTCAGTTAAGAAAACAGGTCGTTTATTAGTTGTTCATGAAGCTGTTAAGTCATTCTCAGTTTCGGCTGAAATTATGGCTACTGTAAATGAAAAAGCATTTGAATTCCTTAAAGCTCCTATGGCAAGAGTTACAGGATATGATATTACTGTTCCTCTTGCTAAAGGAGAAGGATTCTACGCAATCAATGAAGATAAGATTATTGAAAAAGTTAATGAATTAATGACATTCAAATTTTAG
- the pdhA gene encoding pyruvate dehydrogenase (acetyl-transferring) E1 component subunit alpha, which yields MKNYKYVVVDGKINVMDDPNVMVRHLDIDGNLIDKKFKPELSPERLLEAYKWMVLSRQQDLYMLQLQRQGRMLTFAPNLGEEALQVATAFAMDKKKDWFLPAFRSNAAMLALGVPVLNQMLYWNGNENGAKTPTDSNVVPVNIVIASQISHCAGVAYGLKHQKTGGAAVTFIGNGGTTEGEFAEGVNFAAVQEWPAVFCVNNNQWAISTPNHLETISPTISGKAHAFGCAGVRVDGNDFLASYEVIKDAIDYAKNESKPVIVEFVTWRQGPHTTSDNPRIYRTEEQEKEQEKWEPMHRFEKYLKDIKVLTDEQREQIWEESLTKVKATYEEHLKIVNTDINDIFDYTYATLTPDLKEQKEEAIKFWSNKGGK from the coding sequence ATGAAAAACTATAAATATGTAGTTGTTGATGGAAAAATCAACGTTATGGACGATCCGAATGTTATGGTTCGTCATCTAGATATTGATGGTAATCTTATTGACAAAAAATTCAAACCTGAATTATCGCCCGAGAGATTACTAGAAGCATATAAATGAATGGTTTTATCAAGACAACAAGACCTATACATGCTTCAATTACAAAGACAAGGACGTATGCTAACTTTTGCTCCTAACCTTGGTGAAGAAGCCTTACAAGTAGCTACAGCTTTTGCGATGGATAAGAAAAAAGATTGATTCTTACCAGCTTTCCGTTCAAATGCTGCTATGTTAGCATTGGGAGTTCCTGTCTTAAATCAAATGTTATACTGAAATGGTAATGAAAATGGAGCTAAAACTCCAACTGACAGTAATGTAGTTCCAGTAAATATTGTTATAGCTAGTCAAATTTCACACTGTGCTGGTGTGGCTTATGGATTAAAACACCAAAAAACTGGTGGTGCAGCTGTTACATTCATTGGTAATGGTGGAACAACTGAAGGAGAATTTGCTGAAGGTGTTAACTTTGCCGCTGTTCAAGAATGACCAGCTGTATTCTGTGTAAACAACAACCAATGAGCTATTTCTACTCCTAACCACTTAGAAACTATCTCTCCAACTATTTCTGGTAAAGCACATGCTTTTGGATGTGCTGGAGTTCGTGTAGATGGAAATGACTTTTTAGCAAGTTATGAAGTTATTAAAGATGCGATTGATTATGCTAAAAATGAATCTAAACCAGTAATTGTAGAATTTGTTACATGAAGACAAGGTCCTCATACAACTTCAGATAACCCAAGAATTTACAGAACTGAAGAACAAGAAAAAGAACAAGAAAAATGGGAACCAATGCACCGTTTTGAAAAATATCTGAAAGATATAAAAGTTCTTACAGATGAACAAAGAGAACAAATTTGAGAAGAATCACTTACTAAAGTTAAAGCAACATATGAAGAACACCTTAAAATTGTAAACACAGATATAAATGATATTTTTGACTATACATATGCTACTTTAACACCTGATCTTAAAGAACAAAAAGAAGAAGCTATTAAATTTTGAAGCAATAAAGGAGGAAAATAA
- a CDS encoding GIY-YIG nuclease family protein encodes MNIEQRINNLVNQPGVYIWKDYAGNVLYVGKAKRLKSRMKQYFEGRLNSYKTNTLVENIDDFEVFLTKTEQEALILEKNLIEKYHPPFNILLIDDKRYPYLKIWVEDKLKFKLERNLLKLKDDSLFYFGPFPSGLNASNLVKIMEREFLYENGLPIKNKNHSFWVTRFTEAKSVLNLKNSKFINQLTNMMHQAAEIWNFELANDYKSAINTLNKMRDSQVVELESQKNIDVFAFKIIDNKIYLTVLFYRYGILLNKEFDVVEIITSVESDLQNYFEQFYNNHELCELAIFNSKDEEFISNLMLFFNVKFPKKGILKEIQELCESQNEINIKDNVLKVDNSREVKHLQAFFELKKLLNLPKIQNLIIFDNSTLQNFEPVGAVVYFNGIQSIKANYKKFNHSNYLSNTDRKADIQYMYLSVKRYFGQVSFNYETDLIVIDGAEEQLYESKRALQELGINKYNIISLVKNSKHETKEIIDTNYIHINKFSNNLLNFLRYIQTEVDRFAKTHFRKRHLTSTLEGKISKIKGVGPAIEKKLLEHFGTYSNIYNASFEELCKIVPQKVALSIQQIKSKN; translated from the coding sequence ATGAATATTGAGCAAAGAATAAATAACTTAGTGAATCAACCTGGTGTATATATCTGAAAAGATTATGCTGGAAATGTTTTGTATGTCGGTAAAGCAAAGAGACTTAAGAGTAGAATGAAACAATATTTTGAAGGTAGATTAAATTCATATAAAACTAATACCTTAGTGGAAAATATAGATGATTTTGAAGTGTTTCTAACTAAAACAGAGCAAGAAGCATTAATTCTTGAGAAGAATCTAATTGAAAAGTATCATCCACCATTTAATATTCTTTTAATTGATGATAAGCGCTATCCATATTTAAAAATTTGAGTTGAAGATAAACTGAAGTTTAAACTAGAAAGAAACTTGCTTAAATTAAAAGATGATTCATTATTCTATTTTGGGCCATTTCCTTCAGGATTAAATGCTTCTAATTTAGTAAAAATAATGGAACGAGAATTTTTATATGAAAATGGACTTCCTATTAAAAATAAAAATCATAGTTTTTGAGTAACTAGATTTACTGAAGCTAAAAGTGTATTGAATCTGAAAAACTCTAAGTTTATTAACCAATTAACAAATATGATGCATCAAGCTGCAGAAATTTGAAACTTTGAATTGGCAAATGATTATAAAAGTGCTATTAATACCTTAAATAAGATGAGAGATTCACAAGTTGTTGAACTTGAAAGTCAAAAAAATATCGATGTCTTTGCATTTAAGATCATAGATAATAAAATTTATCTAACTGTTCTGTTTTATAGATACGGAATTTTATTAAACAAGGAATTTGATGTCGTTGAAATAATAACATCAGTTGAAAGCGATTTGCAAAATTACTTTGAACAATTTTATAATAATCATGAACTTTGTGAACTGGCAATTTTTAACTCTAAAGATGAAGAGTTCATTAGTAATCTAATGTTATTTTTTAATGTGAAATTTCCAAAAAAAGGTATTCTTAAAGAAATTCAAGAGCTTTGTGAATCACAAAATGAAATAAACATTAAAGACAATGTCTTAAAAGTTGATAACTCTCGCGAAGTCAAACATTTACAGGCCTTTTTTGAGTTAAAAAAGCTTTTGAATTTACCCAAAATTCAAAATTTAATAATTTTCGATAATTCAACTCTTCAAAATTTTGAACCTGTTGGAGCAGTTGTTTATTTCAATGGAATTCAATCCATTAAAGCGAATTACAAAAAATTTAATCATAGTAATTACCTTTCAAATACTGATCGTAAAGCTGATATTCAATATATGTATTTAAGCGTAAAAAGATATTTTGGGCAAGTATCATTTAATTATGAAACTGATTTAATAGTTATTGATGGAGCTGAAGAGCAACTTTATGAATCTAAACGAGCTTTACAGGAGTTAGGTATTAATAAATATAATATTATTTCACTAGTTAAAAATTCAAAACATGAAACTAAAGAAATAATAGATACTAACTATATCCATATAAATAAATTTTCAAATAATTTACTTAATTTCTTAAGATACATTCAAACAGAAGTAGATCGTTTTGCTAAAACTCACTTTAGAAAACGACATTTAACTTCCACTCTTGAAGGGAAGATCTCTAAGATAAAAGGTGTTGGACCAGCAATTGAAAAGAAATTATTAGAACACTTTGGAACATATTCAAATATATATAATGCATCTTTTGAAGAATTATGCAAAATTGTTCCACAAAAAGTTGCACTATCAATACAACAAATTAAATCTAAAAATTAA